A genomic region of Exiguobacterium oxidotolerans JCM 12280 contains the following coding sequences:
- the atpB gene encoding F0F1 ATP synthase subunit A translates to MNHEMPLYEIPLWGDFVLYGSWTNVITVLIAAALVFLIAVAGTRRLAMKPTGFQNTLEWFLEFVRGIISSTMDWKTGGRFLTFGMTLFLFILVSNLMGLPFNVVTGHYIWFNSPTADPYVTLALSSMVVVMSHYYGVKMRGFGSYAKTFMTPMFIITIIEEFANTLTLGLRLYGNIFAGEIMIGIILSIGIVTGTNDFQFLGPVGVILSAIPMLIWQGFSLFIGAIQAYIFLILTMVYIGHKAAHDH, encoded by the coding sequence ATGAACCACGAAATGCCACTTTACGAAATCCCACTCTGGGGCGACTTCGTTCTGTACGGTAGCTGGACAAACGTGATCACAGTGCTGATAGCAGCTGCTCTCGTCTTCCTGATTGCCGTGGCCGGTACGCGACGTCTCGCGATGAAGCCAACCGGTTTTCAAAACACGCTAGAGTGGTTCCTCGAATTCGTTCGCGGAATCATCAGCAGCACAATGGATTGGAAAACAGGGGGTCGCTTCCTTACTTTCGGAATGACACTGTTCCTATTCATCCTCGTGTCCAACTTAATGGGTCTTCCCTTTAACGTTGTGACGGGTCACTACATTTGGTTCAACTCACCAACTGCGGATCCGTACGTGACACTTGCACTTTCATCTATGGTAGTGGTCATGAGCCATTATTACGGTGTGAAAATGCGTGGCTTCGGCTCGTATGCGAAAACGTTTATGACGCCGATGTTTATTATTACCATCATTGAAGAATTCGCAAACACGTTGACACTCGGTCTTCGTCTTTACGGTAACATCTTCGCTGGTGAAATCATGATCGGAATCATTCTCTCGATCGGAATCGTCACTGGAACGAACGATTTCCAATTCCTCGGACCAGTCGGTGTCATCCTTTCTGCGATTCCAATGCTGATTTGGCAAGGATTCTCACTCTTCATCGGAGCAATCCAAGCGTACATCTTCCTTATCTTAACGATGGTTTACATCGGGCATAAGGCAGCGCACGACCATTAA
- the murA gene encoding UDP-N-acetylglucosamine 1-carboxyvinyltransferase: MEKIVVRGGRKLAGTVKVEGAKNAVLKTLVATLLASEGQSVLQNVPRLADVYTINNVLRNLNAQVEFDAEANTVTVNAEPELKDEAPLEYVRKMRASILVMGPLLARLGRARVAMPGGCAIGSRPIDLHLKGFEAMGAKTIIGNGFVEAQVDGRLQGAKIYLDFPSVGATENIMMAATLAEGTTVIENVAKEPEIVDLANFLNAMGAKVRGAGTETIRIEGVEKLHGGNHYVIPDRIEAGTFMIAAAITEGDVEVIGAEREHLRPLISKMEEMGVQVSDTEEGLRVVGPKKLVAVDVKTMPHPGFPTDVQAQMMALVLKAEGTSVITETVFENRFMHVEEFRRMNADIKIEGRSSIITGGVQLQGAEVLSTDLRSGAALVTAGLIAEGETRVGALHHIDRGYVDFHLKLQALGADVERITEETAVVEETAATKL, encoded by the coding sequence ATGGAAAAAATTGTTGTCCGTGGCGGACGTAAATTAGCTGGAACAGTCAAAGTAGAAGGTGCAAAAAATGCAGTCTTAAAAACGTTGGTTGCGACATTGCTCGCATCAGAAGGTCAATCGGTCCTTCAAAACGTACCACGTCTCGCAGACGTCTATACAATCAACAATGTCTTACGGAACTTAAACGCACAAGTCGAATTCGATGCAGAAGCGAACACGGTTACCGTCAATGCAGAACCGGAACTAAAAGACGAAGCACCACTTGAATACGTTCGTAAAATGCGGGCATCGATTCTTGTCATGGGTCCACTCCTTGCACGTCTCGGTCGCGCACGCGTGGCGATGCCGGGTGGCTGTGCAATCGGATCACGTCCAATCGATCTTCACTTAAAAGGATTCGAAGCGATGGGCGCGAAAACAATCATCGGAAACGGTTTTGTCGAAGCACAAGTCGATGGTCGTCTCCAAGGTGCAAAAATCTATCTTGATTTCCCTTCTGTCGGTGCGACAGAAAACATCATGATGGCGGCAACACTCGCTGAAGGCACGACAGTCATCGAGAACGTTGCGAAAGAACCTGAAATCGTCGACCTCGCGAACTTCTTGAACGCGATGGGTGCGAAAGTCCGTGGCGCAGGTACGGAAACGATCCGCATCGAAGGTGTCGAAAAATTACATGGTGGCAACCACTACGTGATTCCAGACCGGATCGAAGCCGGAACATTCATGATTGCAGCTGCAATCACAGAAGGTGACGTCGAAGTCATCGGTGCTGAGCGTGAGCATCTTCGTCCATTGATCTCAAAAATGGAAGAGATGGGTGTTCAAGTATCGGATACAGAAGAAGGGCTTCGTGTTGTCGGACCTAAGAAATTGGTTGCTGTCGACGTGAAGACGATGCCACACCCTGGTTTCCCGACAGACGTTCAAGCACAGATGATGGCGCTTGTCTTAAAAGCGGAAGGAACATCGGTCATCACGGAAACGGTCTTCGAAAACCGCTTCATGCACGTGGAAGAATTCCGCCGTATGAATGCTGATATCAAAATCGAAGGACGCTCATCAATCATCACAGGTGGAGTTCAGCTTCAAGGAGCAGAAGTCTTATCAACAGACCTTCGTTCTGGTGCAGCGCTCGTCACAGCTGGTTTGATTGCTGAAGGCGAAACACGTGTCGGTGCACTCCATCACATTGATCGTGGATACGTTGACTTCCACTTGAAACTGCAAGCCCTTGGCGCAGATGTCGAGCGCATCACGGAAGAAACAGCGGTTGTCGAAGAAACGGCAGCGACAAAGCTTTAA
- the atpF gene encoding F0F1 ATP synthase subunit B — MNLTYLAAETDTANAENLLLGNMIVTIVVFLLLLILLKKFAWGPLINMMKAREEHVASEINSAEKSRKDAEVYVEQQQEELNKARTEARDLLESSRRQAEAEQARAMEQARLETEMSKEEARRAIDRERAEAQAALKNDVALQAIAAARHVMKTQLATDEAAQRALVDQFLADTKGTN; from the coding sequence ATGAATCTAACGTATCTTGCTGCTGAAACGGATACTGCGAATGCAGAAAATCTCTTACTCGGCAATATGATCGTCACGATCGTCGTTTTCCTCTTGCTCCTCATCCTCTTGAAGAAATTCGCATGGGGCCCGCTCATCAACATGATGAAAGCGCGGGAAGAGCATGTGGCTAGCGAGATCAACTCGGCTGAAAAAAGTCGTAAAGACGCTGAAGTCTATGTAGAACAACAACAAGAAGAATTAAATAAGGCACGTACGGAAGCACGTGACTTATTAGAATCATCACGCCGTCAAGCTGAGGCAGAACAAGCACGTGCGATGGAGCAGGCACGTCTTGAAACAGAAATGAGTAAGGAAGAAGCTCGCCGTGCGATCGACCGTGAACGCGCTGAAGCACAAGCTGCTTTGAAGAACGATGTTGCTCTTCAAGCAATCGCTGCAGCACGCCACGTCATGAAAACACAGCTTGCGACAGACGAAGCCGCTCAACGCGCGCTCGTTGATCAATTCCTTGCTGACACTAAGGGCACGAACTAA
- the atpA gene encoding F0F1 ATP synthase subunit alpha, whose product MSIRAEEISALLKARIAQYGSTMEVNETGTVIQIGDGIARAHGLDNVMSGELVEFANGTMGLAQNLEEGNVGIIILGDYLDIKEGDSVSRTGRIMEVPTGDALLGRVVNPLGMPIDGLGPIETEHYNPIERKASGVMARKSVHEPLQTGIKAIDALVPIGRGQRELIIGDRQTGKTSIAIDTIINQKEENMICIYVAIGQKESTVRGVVETLRKNGALDYTIVVSAAASQPAPLLYLAPFAGVAMGEHFMDLGKHVLVIYDDLSKQAAAYRELSLLLKRPPGREAYPGDVFYLHSRLLERAAKLNDELGAGSLTALPFIETQASDISAYIPTNVISITDGQIFLQSDLFFSGVRPAINPGLSVSRVGGSAQVKAMKKVAGTLRLDLASYRELEAFSQFGSDLDKATQSKLNRGERTVEVLKQDLNQPLTVDKQVIIIYALTRGHLDDVAVTDIRRFEKELNLWLDQNRKQLCDEIRKTGNLPADEELVTAISEFKKTFQATV is encoded by the coding sequence ATGAGCATTAGAGCTGAAGAAATCAGCGCCCTGCTTAAAGCGCGTATCGCGCAGTACGGTTCTACGATGGAAGTGAACGAGACGGGTACGGTCATCCAAATTGGTGATGGTATCGCTCGTGCACACGGACTCGACAACGTCATGTCGGGAGAGCTCGTAGAATTCGCTAACGGCACAATGGGCTTGGCGCAAAACTTAGAAGAAGGCAACGTTGGTATCATCATTCTTGGTGACTACCTTGATATTAAAGAAGGCGATTCAGTTAGCCGTACAGGACGCATCATGGAAGTACCAACAGGGGACGCATTGCTCGGTCGCGTCGTTAACCCGCTCGGTATGCCAATCGATGGTCTTGGTCCAATCGAAACGGAACACTATAACCCAATCGAGCGTAAAGCTTCTGGCGTTATGGCACGTAAATCGGTTCACGAACCACTTCAGACAGGAATCAAGGCAATCGATGCCCTCGTTCCAATCGGTCGTGGACAACGTGAGTTGATCATCGGTGACCGTCAGACAGGTAAAACGTCGATCGCCATCGATACAATCATCAACCAAAAAGAAGAAAACATGATTTGTATTTACGTCGCAATCGGACAAAAAGAATCAACAGTCCGTGGTGTTGTTGAAACACTCCGTAAAAACGGTGCACTTGATTACACGATCGTCGTTTCTGCCGCTGCTTCACAGCCGGCACCACTTCTTTACCTCGCACCATTCGCTGGTGTAGCGATGGGTGAACACTTCATGGATCTCGGCAAGCACGTGCTTGTCATCTATGATGATCTTTCAAAACAAGCCGCTGCATACCGTGAGCTTTCGCTTCTCTTGAAGCGTCCACCAGGCCGCGAAGCTTACCCAGGGGATGTCTTCTACCTTCACTCACGCCTTCTTGAGCGTGCGGCGAAATTGAACGACGAGCTTGGCGCAGGTAGCTTAACAGCACTTCCATTCATCGAGACACAAGCGTCGGATATCTCGGCTTACATCCCGACGAACGTTATCTCGATCACGGATGGTCAAATCTTCCTTCAATCGGATCTCTTCTTCTCAGGTGTCCGTCCAGCGATCAACCCGGGTCTCTCGGTATCGCGTGTTGGTGGATCGGCTCAAGTAAAAGCGATGAAGAAGGTAGCGGGTACGCTCCGTCTTGACCTCGCCTCTTACCGTGAGCTCGAAGCCTTTTCACAGTTCGGATCTGACCTTGATAAAGCGACACAATCGAAGCTTAACCGTGGTGAGCGGACAGTAGAGGTTCTGAAACAGGATCTTAACCAACCGTTGACTGTCGACAAGCAAGTCATCATCATCTATGCCTTGACTCGTGGTCACCTTGATGATGTTGCCGTTACGGATATTCGTCGTTTTGAAAAGGAACTCAACCTCTGGCTCGATCAAAACCGCAAACAGCTTTGCGATGAGATCCGTAAAACAGGTAACCTTCCGGCTGACGAAGAACTCGTTACAGCAATCTCAGAATTTAAGAAAACGTTCCAAGCGACAGTCTAA
- a CDS encoding ATP synthase subunit I yields MNIILQDALYRAYLRWFGLYYGILAVLLLVGYPSDPVIYGLALGGAGSFMILTLQRLSVDRMYRVIERGRKPMSRGTVSRMAVAVLCVMIGLKYETELSLTAVVIGLLAGHVIQFCEFLTHELKREKR; encoded by the coding sequence ATGAACATCATCCTTCAAGATGCGTTGTATCGTGCGTACTTACGATGGTTTGGACTCTATTATGGAATCCTTGCCGTTCTGTTACTTGTCGGCTATCCGAGTGATCCAGTGATTTATGGGCTGGCATTAGGTGGGGCAGGTAGCTTCATGATTTTGACGCTGCAACGCTTAAGCGTCGATCGAATGTATCGTGTAATCGAGCGTGGGCGCAAGCCGATGTCTCGAGGGACCGTATCACGCATGGCGGTCGCGGTACTTTGTGTGATGATCGGTTTGAAGTACGAAACCGAATTGTCATTAACTGCGGTGGTAATAGGCCTTCTCGCCGGCCACGTCATACAATTTTGTGAGTTCTTGACTCACGAACTTAAGCGGGAAAAGAGGTGA
- the mreB gene encoding rod shape-determining protein MreB, translating to MFSKDIGIDLGTANVVIHVKGRGIVLDEPSVVAIDKATGKIHAVGTEAHLMVGRTPGNIVAIRPLQDGVIADFEMTEAMLRHFIDKIEVRSMFGGVRMLICTPASITTVEAKAIRQAGEKSGAKTVFLEVEPKVAAVGAGMDIWMPAGHMVIDIGGGTTDVAVLSMGDIVCGETIKVAGDRFDHDIIRAIKGRHKLIIGERTAQNVKMTVATVSEDGRQEEMDIRGRNLVTGLPHNITVSSQEIHEALAESAMEIVEATKRVLEKTPPELAADIIDRGIILTGGGALLDGIDQLLAKELGLPVLIAEDPMLCVARGTGIMLDNLGK from the coding sequence ATGTTTTCAAAAGATATCGGAATTGATTTAGGAACTGCCAATGTCGTCATTCATGTAAAGGGAAGAGGAATTGTCCTCGATGAACCTTCAGTCGTCGCCATTGATAAAGCGACCGGCAAAATTCATGCAGTAGGTACGGAAGCACATTTAATGGTAGGCCGGACACCAGGAAACATCGTCGCGATTCGTCCGCTCCAAGATGGTGTGATCGCAGATTTCGAGATGACGGAAGCGATGTTACGTCACTTTATCGATAAAATTGAGGTCCGCAGCATGTTCGGTGGCGTTCGGATGTTGATTTGTACACCAGCGAGCATCACGACAGTCGAAGCAAAAGCGATTCGTCAGGCAGGAGAAAAATCGGGTGCGAAAACCGTCTTCCTCGAAGTCGAACCGAAAGTGGCCGCGGTCGGAGCCGGGATGGACATTTGGATGCCTGCGGGACATATGGTCATCGACATCGGTGGTGGGACGACGGATGTTGCGGTACTCTCGATGGGAGATATCGTCTGTGGCGAAACGATCAAAGTTGCAGGAGATCGATTTGATCACGATATCATTCGGGCGATCAAAGGTCGGCATAAGTTAATCATCGGTGAACGGACGGCGCAAAACGTCAAGATGACGGTCGCAACGGTCTCAGAAGACGGACGTCAGGAAGAGATGGACATTCGAGGACGCAACCTCGTCACAGGGCTGCCGCATAACATTACGGTCAGCTCACAAGAAATTCATGAAGCACTCGCAGAATCAGCGATGGAAATCGTCGAAGCGACAAAACGGGTTCTCGAGAAGACACCACCGGAACTCGCAGCAGATATTATCGACCGCGGCATCATCTTAACGGGTGGTGGGGCATTGCTCGACGGAATCGATCAGTTGTTAGCAAAAGAGCTAGGGTTACCGGTCTTGATTGCAGAAGATCCGATGTTATGTGTCGCACGCGGGACAGGCATCATGCTCGATAACTTAGGAAAATAA
- the atpE gene encoding F0F1 ATP synthase subunit C — protein sequence MELIATAIIIGLGALGAGIGNGLIVNGTVLGQARQPELKNELRQTMFIGIGLVEALPIIGVAVGFLLLNS from the coding sequence ATGGAACTTATTGCAACAGCGATCATCATCGGACTCGGCGCACTTGGCGCTGGTATCGGTAACGGTCTTATCGTAAACGGTACAGTATTAGGACAAGCACGTCAGCCAGAACTCAAAAACGAACTTCGTCAAACAATGTTCATCGGTATCGGTCTCGTTGAGGCACTTCCAATCATCGGTGTAGCGGTCGGTTTCCTTCTCCTCAACTCTTAA
- a CDS encoding AtpZ/AtpI family protein: MRQKGLATSMVMASQISTALAAPIVIGFLVGNYGEQQDWWQKMGATFSVFIGIFIGILCMIAMIRHLLGDKT, encoded by the coding sequence GTGCGCCAAAAAGGGCTCGCAACGAGTATGGTCATGGCCTCGCAAATTTCGACGGCACTTGCCGCACCAATCGTCATCGGCTTCCTTGTTGGGAACTATGGGGAACAGCAAGACTGGTGGCAAAAGATGGGAGCGACATTCTCAGTGTTCATCGGGATTTTCATCGGCATTCTTTGCATGATCGCAATGATCAGGCACTTGTTAGGAGACAAGACATGA
- a CDS encoding DUF1146 family protein — MTSIGLSALVSMLVYVMAIVLAWWSLLPVKWEKILQHPKGPHAIALRTLLAIALGSLVGRFLLEYSGFAQRLQFLVG; from the coding sequence GTGACGTCAATTGGTTTAAGTGCTTTAGTAAGTATGCTTGTCTATGTAATGGCAATTGTCCTTGCCTGGTGGTCACTCTTACCAGTCAAGTGGGAAAAAATCCTCCAACATCCTAAAGGTCCACACGCCATTGCGTTACGGACGTTGCTTGCGATTGCACTCGGTTCCCTCGTCGGTCGCTTTTTGCTGGAGTATTCAGGATTCGCCCAACGTCTTCAATTTTTAGTAGGCTGA
- a CDS encoding F0F1 ATP synthase subunit delta — protein sequence MRDHVAGRYAKALFDLALEHHVLEQAEADVRTLGEVLHATPELASVLSNPSISAEELKLVLQTSFTGFNTIVLNTILVMVENDRAAEVLSLPEHFIALLNEHRNVATAVVTSAYKLSDAELMKVKETFGQKSGKTLEVENVVDTNVIGGLRVQIGYTTYDGTIETKLTRLERELLKA from the coding sequence ATGCGTGATCACGTAGCGGGACGCTACGCAAAAGCGCTCTTCGATCTTGCGCTTGAGCATCATGTGCTCGAGCAAGCAGAAGCTGATGTGCGGACGCTCGGCGAAGTGCTCCACGCAACACCAGAGCTCGCATCGGTTTTAAGTAACCCATCGATTTCTGCGGAAGAGCTGAAGTTAGTCTTACAGACGAGCTTCACTGGATTCAACACGATTGTCTTGAATACCATCCTCGTCATGGTCGAAAACGACCGTGCGGCGGAAGTATTATCTTTGCCGGAGCATTTCATTGCGTTATTGAATGAACACCGTAACGTTGCGACAGCCGTCGTGACGAGTGCATACAAATTGTCAGACGCGGAACTCATGAAAGTGAAAGAAACGTTCGGCCAAAAATCAGGTAAAACGCTTGAAGTAGAAAATGTTGTTGATACGAATGTAATCGGAGGACTTCGCGTCCAAATCGGTTACACGACATATGACGGCACGATCGAAACGAAACTAACGCGACTTGAGCGTGAGCTGTTAAAAGCGTAA
- the atpG gene encoding ATP synthase F1 subunit gamma, with translation MASLREIQTRINSTKSTKQITKAMNMVSASKLNRAQAHSAKFQPYLLKMQEVLGTIANGTTGASHPMLEKRPVKKTGFIVITSDRGLAGAYNANVLREVYREIKEKHTTDSYVLYVVGKVGVQFFRSRGILVTDAITGLNDSPSYVDVAEIVKRTVSAFTNGEIDELKLSYNHFLSVISQEVKVETLLPLGEIEASSSTTYEYEPSEEQILSELLPRYAESLIFGALLDAKVAEHASRMTAMQSATDNADDLIGRLTLVYNRARQAAITQEITEIVSGAAAQQ, from the coding sequence ATGGCATCGTTGCGCGAGATACAAACGCGGATTAACTCGACGAAAAGTACGAAACAGATCACGAAAGCGATGAACATGGTTTCGGCGTCGAAACTAAACCGCGCTCAAGCACATAGCGCGAAGTTCCAGCCTTACTTGCTGAAAATGCAGGAGGTTCTCGGAACCATTGCGAATGGCACGACAGGTGCGAGCCATCCGATGCTCGAGAAACGTCCCGTCAAAAAGACTGGATTTATCGTCATCACATCGGATCGCGGCTTAGCTGGTGCATATAACGCCAACGTGCTGCGTGAAGTCTACCGGGAAATCAAAGAAAAGCACACTACGGACAGTTACGTTCTGTACGTGGTCGGTAAAGTCGGTGTCCAGTTCTTCCGTTCACGCGGAATCTTGGTCACGGATGCGATCACAGGACTCAACGATTCTCCTTCGTATGTTGATGTAGCTGAAATCGTGAAGCGTACAGTGAGTGCGTTCACGAACGGTGAAATCGACGAACTCAAGCTGAGCTACAACCATTTCTTGTCTGTCATCAGCCAAGAAGTGAAAGTCGAAACCCTTCTCCCACTCGGAGAAATCGAAGCTTCTTCTTCGACGACTTATGAGTATGAGCCAAGTGAGGAGCAAATCCTTTCTGAACTCCTTCCGCGTTATGCGGAAAGCTTGATCTTCGGTGCGCTTCTTGACGCGAAAGTAGCAGAACATGCGTCACGTATGACAGCAATGCAAAGTGCGACAGATAACGCAGATGACTTGATCGGTCGATTGACTCTCGTCTACAACCGAGCTCGACAAGCTGCAATCACGCAAGAAATCACAGAGATCGTCAGTGGAGCAGCTGCGCAGCAGTAA
- a CDS encoding F0F1 ATP synthase subunit epsilon codes for MNTLHVNIVTPDGEVYDGDVRMVVAKTISGEIGVLPHHVPLVTPLDISILKLRHEDGGRTLIAISGGFMEVRQDTVTVLAETAEQADKVDYDRAAAAKVRAERRLQDTKLSDLEFKRAELSLKRAINRLDLKDYGRD; via the coding sequence ATGAACACACTTCATGTCAATATCGTCACCCCGGATGGCGAAGTGTATGATGGCGATGTCCGTATGGTCGTTGCGAAGACGATTTCTGGTGAGATCGGGGTTCTCCCGCACCACGTCCCACTCGTAACACCACTCGACATCAGCATCTTGAAGTTGCGCCACGAAGATGGCGGACGCACGTTGATCGCTATCAGCGGTGGCTTTATGGAAGTGCGCCAGGATACTGTAACGGTTCTTGCAGAAACAGCGGAGCAAGCAGATAAGGTCGATTATGACCGTGCTGCGGCTGCGAAGGTTCGTGCAGAACGACGTCTCCAGGACACGAAATTATCAGATCTTGAGTTCAAACGCGCAGAGCTTTCATTGAAACGGGCAATTAACCGTCTCGATTTAAAAGACTACGGTCGCGATTGA
- the atpD gene encoding F0F1 ATP synthase subunit beta yields the protein MNELGFKGRVVAVMGPVIDVKFEEGHLPNIYNALRIQYTPQTVEEVAIDLTLEVALHLGDDVVRTIAMDSTDGVRRGVEVLDTGAPISVPVGEATLGRVFNVLGNPIDEKELDASVERLPIHKKAPTFDNLSTKVEILETGIKVVDLLAPYIKGGKIGLFGGAGVGKTVLIQELINNIAQEHSGISVFAGVGERTREGNDLYHEMTDSGVIKQTAMVFGQMNEPPGARLRVALTGLTMAEYFRDEQGQDVLLFVDNIFRYTQAGSEVSALLGRMPSAVGYQPTLATEMGMLQERITSTNKGSVTSIQAVYVPADDYTDPAPATTFAHLDATTNLERRLSEMGIYPAVDPLASTSRALSPEIVGEEHYAVARQVQETLQRYKELQDIIAILGMDELSEDDKLSVHRARRIQFFLSQNFHVAEQFTGQKGSYVPVKDTIRGFKEILDGKHDDLTEEAFRLVGPIEDAIEKAKALV from the coding sequence ATGAACGAACTCGGTTTTAAAGGCCGCGTCGTCGCGGTCATGGGACCTGTCATCGACGTTAAGTTCGAAGAGGGACACTTACCGAACATCTACAACGCGCTTCGTATTCAATATACGCCGCAAACTGTAGAAGAAGTGGCTATCGACTTAACGCTTGAGGTCGCATTACACCTTGGTGACGATGTCGTCCGTACCATTGCGATGGATTCGACGGATGGTGTACGCCGTGGAGTGGAAGTCCTGGATACAGGTGCTCCAATCTCGGTACCCGTCGGTGAAGCGACGCTCGGTCGCGTATTCAACGTACTCGGTAACCCAATTGACGAAAAAGAACTTGATGCAAGCGTGGAACGTCTTCCGATTCACAAAAAAGCACCAACGTTCGATAACCTTTCAACAAAAGTTGAAATCCTTGAAACAGGAATCAAAGTCGTTGACTTACTTGCTCCTTACATCAAAGGTGGTAAGATCGGTCTCTTCGGTGGTGCCGGTGTAGGTAAGACCGTCCTCATCCAGGAATTGATCAACAACATCGCCCAAGAGCACAGCGGTATCTCGGTATTCGCAGGTGTTGGTGAGCGGACACGTGAAGGTAATGACTTGTACCATGAGATGACGGATTCAGGCGTTATCAAACAAACAGCGATGGTCTTCGGTCAGATGAACGAACCACCGGGTGCACGTCTTCGTGTTGCCTTGACTGGTTTGACAATGGCTGAGTACTTCCGTGATGAGCAAGGACAAGACGTTCTTCTCTTCGTTGATAACATCTTCCGTTATACGCAAGCTGGTTCAGAAGTATCCGCCCTTCTCGGTCGTATGCCATCTGCCGTTGGTTACCAACCAACACTTGCAACAGAGATGGGTATGCTCCAAGAGCGTATCACGTCAACAAACAAAGGTTCGGTTACATCAATCCAAGCGGTTTATGTACCAGCCGATGACTATACTGACCCGGCTCCTGCGACGACGTTTGCTCACTTAGATGCAACGACGAACCTTGAGCGCCGTCTCTCTGAGATGGGTATTTATCCTGCCGTGGATCCACTTGCATCTACATCACGTGCCCTTTCACCTGAAATCGTCGGTGAAGAGCATTACGCTGTAGCACGTCAAGTTCAGGAAACACTTCAGCGTTATAAAGAACTTCAAGATATCATCGCAATCCTCGGTATGGACGAGTTGTCGGAAGATGACAAGTTAAGTGTTCACCGTGCGCGTCGTATCCAGTTCTTCTTGTCGCAGAACTTCCACGTAGCTGAGCAGTTCACAGGACAAAAAGGATCGTACGTCCCAGTTAAGGACACGATCCGCGGCTTCAAAGAAATCCTCGATGGTAAACACGATGACTTAACGGAAGAAGCATTCCGTCTCGTCGGTCCGATCGAAGATGCGATTGAAAAAGCGAAGGCGCTTGTCTAA